A stretch of Mya arenaria isolate MELC-2E11 chromosome 14, ASM2691426v1 DNA encodes these proteins:
- the LOC128217939 gene encoding uncharacterized protein LOC128217939 isoform X1: MNFKLCTIAILIGICVFISNAKEKKKKSDDSDDGKVCDLKLFETQNTYGKSSESDCEDCLIYCTKGNKKSCITLYCTTHDSGWTPTPKPVTTSVTTAPTDEGNPSEQKKPKDCPALDCPPKDCTTLREISGVSVGAALGILVLGLFFGAVATAALCVCCPSVHAKASAVRTGKKKTCSDENLEDDEISNANEQKSRPLPLAPLPSLPADIRATATTAQNANSGRPASQHIYSESMDLPVGSTNTYNAYGYDHANTNSSLAPVTSPTYGYNKLTNDVIPSTSSSKIVGGAYQTLNADRSQNAGYNQIPAVKDDGDLRSQEHNDPGGAHQYFVLEKKDAEMDSTETCHRDNDTSVPHDYFVLEKK, translated from the exons ATGAATTTCAAACTGTGCACCATCGCTATTCTAATAGGCATCTGTGTGTTCATTTCAAAtg ccaaagagaaaaaaaagaaaagcgaCGATTCGGACGATGG AAAGGTCTGTGAcctgaaattatttgaaacacaaaacacatacgGAAAATCAT CCGAATCAGACTGCGAAGACTGTTTGATATACTGCACGAAg GGTAACAAGAAATCATGTATTACATTATACTGTACAACACACGACAGTGGATGGACTCCAACGCCTAAGCCAGTGACCACCTCAGTGACAACAGCTCCAACTGATGAAG GAAATCCTTCGGAACAGAAGAAGCCTAAGGACTGTCCAGCACTGGACTGTCCGCCAAAGGATTGTACGACCCTACGCGAAATCTCGGGTGTGAGTGTCGGGGCGGCCTTAGGGATCCTCGTACTCGGGCTGTTCTTTGGAGCCGTGGCAACCGCCGCTCTCTGCGTCTGCTGTCCCTCCGTCCATGC aaaggCATCAGCCGTAAGGACAGGCAAGAAGAAAACCTGCTCCGACGAAAATCTGGAAGATGATGAAATCTCG aaTGCTAACGAGCAGAAATCCCGACCCCTTCCGTTGGCGCCGCTCCCTTCCCTACCTGCTGACATCCGGGCAACAGCTACAACAGCGCAAAATGCCAACAGTGGCCGACCAGCCTCCCAACACATATACAGCGAGTCGATGGATCTACCTGTCGGCAGCACAAACACGTATAATGCGTACGGCTACGATCATGCCAACACCAATTCGTCACTTGCTCCAGTGACATCACCGACATACGGATACAACAAGCTCACTAATGACGTCATACCGAGCACGAGTTCTTCGAAAATCGTAGGTGGCGCCTACCAGACACTGAACGCCGACAGAAGCCAGAATGCGGGATACAACCAGATACCCGCTGTAAAGGATGACGGCGATTTACGGAGCCAGGAGCACAACGATCCCGGTGGAGCTCACCAGTATTTTGTGCTGGAAAAGAAGGACGCTGAAATGGACAGTACGGAAACTTGTCATCGTGATAATGACACCAGTGTTCCACATGATTATTTTGTGCTGGAGAAAAAATGA
- the LOC128217939 gene encoding uncharacterized protein LOC128217939 isoform X2: MNFKLCTIAILIGICVFISNAKEKKKKSDDSDDGKVCDLKLFETQNTYGKSSESDCEDCLIYCTKGNKKSCITLYCTTHDSGWTPTPKPVTTSVTTAPTDEGNPSEQKKPKDCPALDCPPKDCTTLREISGVSVGAALGILVLGLFFGAVATAALCVCCPSVHAKASAVRTGKKKTCSDENLEDDEISKSRPLPLAPLPSLPADIRATATTAQNANSGRPASQHIYSESMDLPVGSTNTYNAYGYDHANTNSSLAPVTSPTYGYNKLTNDVIPSTSSSKIVGGAYQTLNADRSQNAGYNQIPAVKDDGDLRSQEHNDPGGAHQYFVLEKKDAEMDSTETCHRDNDTSVPHDYFVLEKK, encoded by the exons ATGAATTTCAAACTGTGCACCATCGCTATTCTAATAGGCATCTGTGTGTTCATTTCAAAtg ccaaagagaaaaaaaagaaaagcgaCGATTCGGACGATGG AAAGGTCTGTGAcctgaaattatttgaaacacaaaacacatacgGAAAATCAT CCGAATCAGACTGCGAAGACTGTTTGATATACTGCACGAAg GGTAACAAGAAATCATGTATTACATTATACTGTACAACACACGACAGTGGATGGACTCCAACGCCTAAGCCAGTGACCACCTCAGTGACAACAGCTCCAACTGATGAAG GAAATCCTTCGGAACAGAAGAAGCCTAAGGACTGTCCAGCACTGGACTGTCCGCCAAAGGATTGTACGACCCTACGCGAAATCTCGGGTGTGAGTGTCGGGGCGGCCTTAGGGATCCTCGTACTCGGGCTGTTCTTTGGAGCCGTGGCAACCGCCGCTCTCTGCGTCTGCTGTCCCTCCGTCCATGC aaaggCATCAGCCGTAAGGACAGGCAAGAAGAAAACCTGCTCCGACGAAAATCTGGAAGATGATGAAATCTCG AAATCCCGACCCCTTCCGTTGGCGCCGCTCCCTTCCCTACCTGCTGACATCCGGGCAACAGCTACAACAGCGCAAAATGCCAACAGTGGCCGACCAGCCTCCCAACACATATACAGCGAGTCGATGGATCTACCTGTCGGCAGCACAAACACGTATAATGCGTACGGCTACGATCATGCCAACACCAATTCGTCACTTGCTCCAGTGACATCACCGACATACGGATACAACAAGCTCACTAATGACGTCATACCGAGCACGAGTTCTTCGAAAATCGTAGGTGGCGCCTACCAGACACTGAACGCCGACAGAAGCCAGAATGCGGGATACAACCAGATACCCGCTGTAAAGGATGACGGCGATTTACGGAGCCAGGAGCACAACGATCCCGGTGGAGCTCACCAGTATTTTGTGCTGGAAAAGAAGGACGCTGAAATGGACAGTACGGAAACTTGTCATCGTGATAATGACACCAGTGTTCCACATGATTATTTTGTGCTGGAGAAAAAATGA